One Paenibacillus crassostreae DNA segment encodes these proteins:
- a CDS encoding MalY/PatB family protein: MNTNFDEVINRFGTNCAKWDGLVSEYGQEVIPLSVADMDLRAPQAIVNETVRMAQHGIYGYTELYPPYYEAVQRWMKRAYKWDIPQDWIVFSPRIVQAVSIILQKFTEIGDLVLMHSPAYQPIAKSITENGRELVESPLIYRNGRYEMNFEDMELSMQKGVKILLLVSPHNPTGRVWTGTDLTRIAELCMKYDVLIVSDDVHADFIRPGHEHTVIAKLSEEIAQRSIICTSPSKTFNLASLEISNIIIPNEKLRAIFKNGLIEAGIHNPTFFAVPICETAYTECDGWLEELKLYIEENIDYVKEFFTEHFPDLKIVESEGTYLLWVDCTSFDQKDERLKRWLLDESKVSVSMGTSFGQQGEGFIRLNVATSRVTLEEALQRMAATYHSVK; encoded by the coding sequence ATGAACACTAATTTTGATGAAGTCATCAATCGATTCGGAACTAATTGTGCTAAATGGGATGGATTAGTTTCAGAGTATGGGCAAGAGGTCATACCGTTGTCCGTAGCAGATATGGATCTACGTGCTCCACAAGCCATCGTTAATGAGACTGTTCGAATGGCTCAACATGGCATATACGGATACACAGAGTTATATCCTCCATATTATGAAGCTGTACAGAGATGGATGAAGCGTGCATATAAGTGGGATATTCCTCAAGATTGGATCGTATTTAGTCCACGCATAGTGCAAGCGGTTTCTATTATTCTGCAAAAGTTCACGGAGATCGGTGATCTAGTGCTTATGCATTCACCAGCTTATCAACCGATTGCTAAGTCCATTACGGAGAATGGTCGTGAACTTGTTGAGAGCCCATTGATCTATCGCAATGGTCGCTATGAAATGAATTTCGAAGATATGGAGCTTTCCATGCAAAAGGGTGTGAAGATTCTCCTGTTAGTCTCGCCACATAATCCAACAGGACGTGTATGGACGGGTACTGATTTAACACGAATCGCTGAATTATGTATGAAATATGATGTTCTGATTGTATCGGATGACGTACATGCTGATTTCATCCGACCTGGTCATGAGCATACTGTGATAGCGAAGCTCTCGGAAGAAATCGCACAACGGAGCATTATATGTACCTCTCCGAGTAAGACATTTAACCTGGCTAGCTTGGAAATCTCTAATATTATTATTCCCAATGAGAAACTGCGTGCGATATTTAAGAATGGTCTAATCGAAGCGGGAATACACAATCCGACATTCTTTGCCGTTCCCATCTGTGAAACCGCTTATACAGAATGCGATGGATGGTTGGAAGAACTGAAATTGTATATTGAAGAGAATATTGATTACGTTAAAGAATTCTTTACGGAGCACTTCCCAGATCTGAAGATTGTAGAATCAGAAGGAACCTACTTACTGTGGGTGGATTGTACATCATTTGATCAAAAAGATGAGAGATTGAAACGATGGTTACTAGATGAATCTAAAGTTAGTGTTAGCATGGGTACATCTTTTGGTCAGCAAGGTGAAGGATTTATTCGCTTAAATGTTGCGACATCGCGAGTAACTTTAGAAGAAGCATTACAACGTATGGCAGCAACGTATCATAGTGTTAAATAA
- a CDS encoding carbohydrate ABC transporter permease: MEKVMSNKGIIALYILPSLLLILGLIYIPIILTGYYGLNQWDGIGAMTFIGLENYTALLKDSTFWQSAYHSLLLAVFSVISLLVYLLIAIVLSGKIKGANLLRKIYLIPMLLSSVAIAQLWLKIYHPTNGVLNTFLMSLGIEDPPLWLADPKIVMVALFVPILWQYAGFYILIYYAALKNIPESLVEAARIDGANAWQIAYLIKLPLITEVIKVTIVLAVVGSLKYFDLIYVMTDGGPNGSSEVMASYMYHKAFRSFDFGYGSAIGFFLLLICLVVTYLIRKATASKDTIQYS, encoded by the coding sequence ATGGAAAAGGTTATGTCTAACAAAGGAATTATTGCACTATACATCCTACCTTCATTGCTACTAATATTAGGACTCATATATATTCCAATCATATTAACGGGATATTATGGGCTGAACCAGTGGGATGGCATAGGGGCAATGACTTTTATCGGTCTAGAAAACTATACTGCTCTTCTGAAAGATTCAACTTTTTGGCAGAGTGCTTATCATTCATTACTACTTGCAGTATTTTCAGTCATTAGTTTATTGGTTTATCTACTTATTGCTATTGTATTATCTGGGAAAATAAAAGGTGCAAATCTACTACGGAAGATATATTTAATTCCTATGTTACTATCTTCCGTAGCCATTGCTCAATTGTGGTTAAAAATATACCATCCGACAAATGGTGTACTGAATACTTTTCTAATGTCGCTAGGAATCGAGGATCCACCTTTATGGTTGGCTGATCCTAAGATCGTAATGGTAGCCCTTTTTGTACCCATTTTGTGGCAGTATGCTGGATTCTATATTCTCATCTATTATGCGGCATTAAAGAATATTCCTGAATCATTAGTGGAAGCTGCGAGAATTGATGGAGCTAATGCTTGGCAAATAGCCTATCTAATTAAACTACCTTTAATTACAGAAGTCATAAAAGTAACAATTGTCTTAGCTGTTGTTGGATCTTTGAAATATTTTGATCTAATATACGTGATGACAGATGGTGGTCCTAACGGATCAAGTGAAGTAATGGCATCTTATATGTATCATAAAGCCTTCCGAAGCTTCGACTTTGGTTATGGCAGTGCGATAGGATTCTTCCTATTACTCATTTGCCTGGTTGTGACGTACCTGATTCGTAAGGCAACTGCCTCTAAAGACACGATTCAATACTCATAA
- a CDS encoding cache domain-containing sensor histidine kinase → MMRLRELYTLRNQIFIGFFVVMLIIISVAGVFIYDRVSTLLKNNTEKHIQQTAVQATGRLDAIISQIDSMTLQVATNTNVQQLLMKELDGQPGTFNERQSLLEIAGSYQAYTNNVESLELYTSDNKLLFPMGDSTLTSRVDKCYIEEANRQKGRLVWIGIDTNDPNYILAIRQISMLDRWFMRGGYILVRIQRSSFELNESTVNNEAGESILLVDEHGRLVNSIERSDTVLEPFLDSENQTVTFEGQDYVMVKQHSDKTNWTLIILTPVQYITKGISVLRTALYASGGIGALLFLIMSFSLSTLITRPIIQLIKAMRKSRFGVLTPNLETVHTIELSELNNTYNQMVNHMNQLIRVVYEKEMLQSRTELKALQAQINPHFLFNTLEAFNWSLEEKGEEELASLVVAMSKLFRYTISSPNQDEWVTIGVELEQVKRYLQLMQMRLGERLSWSIDISPSCNSVAIPKLLIQPLVENAILHGVESKIKPGKIIVSVLPSDREGWTTVTVSDDGPGMNEELLRQLSKALEAGSSISSKGSGIGLVNVQQRLKLYYGSEIEKVEGLRLSSRISAGTIVEFEIPNELGGHDSDKINSDC, encoded by the coding sequence ATGATGAGGCTAAGAGAATTATATACACTTCGGAATCAGATATTTATAGGTTTCTTTGTGGTTATGCTCATTATTATTAGTGTAGCAGGTGTATTTATTTACGATAGAGTATCTACTCTCCTTAAAAATAATACAGAGAAGCATATCCAACAAACAGCTGTTCAAGCTACAGGAAGATTGGATGCAATCATCTCACAAATTGATAGTATGACTCTGCAAGTAGCAACCAATACAAACGTTCAGCAACTGTTGATGAAAGAATTAGATGGACAACCTGGAACCTTTAATGAACGCCAATCCTTATTGGAAATTGCGGGAAGTTATCAGGCTTATACTAACAATGTAGAGTCATTGGAATTATACACTTCAGATAACAAGCTATTGTTCCCTATGGGTGACAGTACGCTCACTAGTCGTGTGGATAAATGCTATATTGAGGAGGCCAATCGGCAGAAGGGAAGACTTGTCTGGATTGGAATTGATACTAATGATCCTAATTATATTCTAGCGATAAGGCAAATAAGCATGTTAGACAGGTGGTTCATGCGTGGTGGATATATTCTTGTACGAATCCAGCGAAGTTCTTTTGAACTAAATGAATCAACGGTAAACAATGAAGCAGGGGAATCCATTCTGTTGGTGGATGAGCATGGGAGATTGGTAAATTCAATTGAACGATCAGATACGGTTCTAGAACCTTTCTTAGATAGCGAGAATCAGACAGTCACGTTTGAGGGACAAGATTACGTAATGGTCAAGCAACATTCGGACAAGACCAATTGGACTCTAATTATTCTAACACCCGTCCAATATATCACTAAGGGTATTTCTGTACTACGGACTGCTCTTTATGCATCGGGTGGTATTGGGGCGTTATTATTCCTGATCATGTCTTTTTCCTTATCTACACTAATTACTCGCCCTATTATCCAACTGATCAAAGCGATGCGGAAATCTCGATTTGGTGTATTAACACCAAACCTTGAAACGGTACATACGATCGAACTAAGCGAGTTGAACAATACGTACAATCAGATGGTTAATCATATGAATCAGTTAATCCGTGTCGTGTATGAGAAAGAAATGTTGCAGAGTCGTACGGAATTAAAAGCACTACAAGCGCAGATAAATCCACATTTTCTATTCAATACACTTGAGGCATTTAATTGGTCGCTTGAGGAGAAAGGGGAGGAAGAATTAGCTAGTCTAGTTGTAGCTATGTCCAAATTGTTTCGTTATACCATCAGTAGCCCCAATCAAGACGAATGGGTAACCATTGGTGTTGAATTGGAGCAGGTTAAACGTTATTTACAACTTATGCAGATGAGACTTGGTGAGCGCTTAAGTTGGAGTATAGATATTTCGCCGAGTTGCAACTCTGTCGCAATTCCCAAATTATTGATTCAGCCTCTAGTAGAGAACGCAATCCTTCATGGCGTAGAGAGCAAGATTAAACCAGGGAAAATTATTGTAAGTGTATTACCATCTGATAGAGAGGGTTGGACAACGGTAACTGTGAGCGATGATGGTCCGGGTATGAACGAAGAACTGCTACGGCAATTATCTAAAGCCTTAGAAGCTGGATCATCTATCTCTTCGAAAGGATCAGGTATCGGACTTGTCAATGTGCAACAACGCCTGAAGCTTTATTATGGAAGCGAAATTGAAAAGGTAGAAGGGTTACGCTTAAGTAGTCGTATATCAGCGGGAACGATTGTTGAATTTGAAATACCCAATGAACTAGGGGGACATGATAGTGACAAAATCAATTCTGATTGTTGA
- a CDS encoding extracellular solute-binding protein — MSRKKVTSGLMLVFTLLLILSGCGGATGNNNANAKTDNGSKDVAEVTEVEEKVTLNLMHLWPEGSSAQQNKLVNEIVEQYQAEHTNVTIKQEILENEQYKNKLKVLSASNELPDVGITWAAGFMEPYVKGGLFAELDDILSGDLLKDKFVAGTTEAFSVDNKTYALPIELNISPIYYNKAIFAEYSLEVPTTYDEFKQVVKTLSDNGVAPIALGNKDRWTGSLWYMYLADRIAGNETLKKAIDGSGSFDDPGLIQAATEVQSLVDLNAFNKGFNGLSNEEGKSEFMNSNAAMYLMGTWELPNYTTNPDIPQEFKDNIGFFKFPTVEAGKGNINSWVGGPGVGLFVAEQSKVKEEAKAFVEYFVSKWGEQAVTAAGVIPATKVDTTQGSLPQLYTELLNELNSASSITLFADVQMKPNAAQEHLNMIQALFGKVVNAEEFTKKHIEAIEKGN, encoded by the coding sequence ATGTCTAGAAAGAAAGTTACTTCTGGTTTAATGCTTGTGTTTACTTTATTGCTTATATTGTCGGGATGTGGCGGAGCAACAGGTAATAATAATGCTAATGCTAAGACAGACAATGGATCCAAGGATGTTGCTGAAGTTACTGAAGTTGAAGAAAAAGTTACTTTGAATCTAATGCACTTATGGCCTGAGGGAAGTTCCGCACAACAGAATAAGCTAGTCAATGAGATTGTAGAACAATATCAGGCTGAGCATACGAATGTAACCATCAAACAAGAAATTCTGGAGAATGAGCAATATAAGAACAAGTTAAAAGTGCTATCAGCATCTAATGAACTACCTGATGTTGGAATAACATGGGCTGCAGGATTTATGGAACCTTATGTAAAAGGAGGATTATTCGCTGAACTAGATGATATTCTTTCTGGAGATCTACTTAAGGATAAATTTGTGGCAGGGACTACGGAAGCCTTTTCAGTAGATAACAAGACATATGCATTACCTATTGAATTAAATATCTCACCGATTTACTATAACAAAGCCATTTTTGCTGAATATAGTTTAGAAGTTCCAACAACATACGATGAATTTAAACAAGTCGTGAAAACACTATCAGATAATGGTGTAGCTCCGATTGCATTAGGGAACAAGGATCGCTGGACAGGATCATTATGGTATATGTATTTGGCAGATCGTATCGCCGGAAATGAGACCCTTAAGAAAGCTATTGATGGTTCAGGTTCCTTCGATGACCCAGGCCTAATTCAAGCAGCTACTGAAGTTCAATCTTTAGTAGATTTGAACGCATTTAATAAAGGTTTTAATGGACTTTCCAATGAAGAAGGAAAATCTGAGTTCATGAATAGCAATGCAGCAATGTATCTTATGGGAACATGGGAACTTCCGAACTATACAACCAATCCTGATATCCCACAAGAATTTAAAGATAACATCGGATTCTTTAAGTTCCCAACGGTTGAAGCTGGTAAGGGAAATATCAATAGCTGGGTAGGTGGCCCTGGTGTAGGTCTATTCGTAGCCGAACAATCTAAAGTGAAAGAAGAAGCAAAAGCATTTGTTGAATACTTTGTATCGAAATGGGGAGAACAGGCTGTGACTGCTGCAGGAGTTATTCCGGCAACAAAGGTGGACACAACACAAGGATCTCTACCACAGTTATATACCGAGTTACTTAATGAATTGAATAGTGCAAGTAGCATTACATTGTTTGCTGATGTTCAAATGAAACCGAATGCTGCACAAGAGCATTTAAATATGATTCAAGCTCTATTCGGAAAAGTTGTTAATGCTGAAGAATTTACTAAGAAACATATAGAAGCCATCGAAAAAGGAAACTAG
- the nhaC gene encoding Na+/H+ antiporter NhaC, with protein sequence MGKQQDKQQDKQLKQFKEKVIKAPTLFQALLPVIAMIVFLSLGYVLFELPPEPLIILSAIVAGIIAIMLGHSYNDIMGSISDKIAKTMPAILILITVGFMIGAWMVGGTIPMMIYYGLQIINPQFLIITAFLVTAIVSICTGTSWGSAGTIGVAFMGVAAGMDANMAAVAGAVVAGAYFGDKLSPLSDTTNIASLATGVNLYEHIGHLLYTTIPSFIVAGIVYVITGLNSSSAGEIPEKVGTILSTLDSVFSWNWLLILPVLIVLYGSLTKKPTVPVMLISSFVAMANGLIFQDFTLNNVVTATVSGFNLSMVNAAGFDLATIIPDIPRLLERGGMNSMMGTLLICFSAITFAGTISVTKSLDLIINKLMRLVHSTGSMILTTIVIGLSMIGITSNGQISILMPGEMLREAYIRRGLHPKNLSRTIEDSATIIEPILPWTAAGAYMAGTLGVATLDYLPWAVLCWTGIIFATIWGFTGFGIAKLTPEQQQEMLKEFDTEPKPAQ encoded by the coding sequence ATGGGAAAGCAACAGGACAAGCAACAGGACAAGCAACTGAAACAATTTAAGGAGAAGGTTATTAAAGCACCAACGCTATTTCAAGCATTATTACCCGTAATTGCAATGATCGTATTTCTAAGCTTAGGATATGTATTGTTCGAACTTCCTCCAGAACCGTTGATCATTCTTTCTGCTATTGTCGCAGGGATTATCGCGATTATGTTAGGACACTCCTATAATGATATTATGGGATCAATTTCAGACAAGATTGCAAAAACAATGCCCGCAATTCTCATCTTGATCACAGTCGGATTTATGATTGGAGCTTGGATGGTTGGGGGTACAATCCCAATGATGATTTATTATGGATTACAAATTATTAACCCTCAGTTTCTTATTATAACAGCGTTTTTAGTTACTGCGATTGTGTCGATCTGTACAGGTACGTCATGGGGATCTGCCGGAACGATTGGTGTTGCATTCATGGGTGTTGCAGCAGGTATGGATGCTAATATGGCTGCTGTAGCCGGTGCAGTTGTTGCAGGTGCTTATTTTGGAGATAAACTATCCCCGTTGTCAGATACAACGAATATTGCCTCTTTAGCAACAGGTGTTAATTTGTATGAACACATCGGTCATTTGCTATATACGACTATTCCATCCTTTATTGTTGCAGGTATTGTATATGTTATAACTGGATTAAATAGTAGTAGTGCTGGTGAAATACCGGAAAAAGTGGGTACGATTCTGAGTACATTAGATTCAGTCTTTAGTTGGAATTGGTTGCTGATTCTACCAGTCTTAATCGTATTGTACGGCTCTCTAACGAAGAAGCCTACAGTTCCTGTAATGTTAATTTCATCTTTTGTGGCTATGGCCAATGGACTTATTTTTCAAGATTTCACGCTTAATAACGTAGTTACGGCAACTGTAAGTGGGTTTAATCTTTCAATGGTGAATGCGGCTGGATTTGATCTCGCTACTATTATTCCAGATATTCCCCGTTTGCTAGAACGTGGGGGTATGAATTCCATGATGGGAACATTATTGATCTGTTTCAGTGCAATTACGTTTGCAGGAACGATTTCTGTAACGAAATCATTAGATCTCATTATTAATAAGTTGATGAGATTGGTTCATTCTACAGGTTCGATGATCTTAACTACGATTGTCATTGGATTATCTATGATTGGTATTACAAGTAATGGTCAGATCTCCATTCTTATGCCTGGTGAAATGTTACGTGAAGCATATATTCGTAGAGGTCTACATCCAAAGAATCTATCGAGAACTATCGAAGACTCTGCAACTATTATTGAGCCGATCTTACCTTGGACAGCAGCCGGAGCTTACATGGCTGGAACACTAGGTGTGGCAACACTAGATTACTTACCTTGGGCAGTTCTTTGTTGGACAGGTATTATATTCGCAACGATTTGGGGCTTCACTGGATTCGGGATTGCTAAGCTAACACCAGAACAACAACAAGAAATGTTGAAAGAGTTCGATACTGAACCGAAACCTGCACAATAA
- a CDS encoding RidA family protein translates to MSTKKEVIQTNEAPQAIGPYSQAVKVGDLLFTSGQLGIDPSTGLFPASVEDQTKQSLNNVKAIIEAAGGNMNQVVKSTVFLQDMNDFQVVNEIYSGYFAEPYPARSAVQVARLPKDGLVEIEVIVQLA, encoded by the coding sequence ATGAGTACAAAGAAAGAAGTTATTCAGACCAATGAAGCACCGCAGGCAATTGGACCTTATTCACAAGCTGTAAAAGTCGGGGATTTACTCTTTACTTCAGGACAATTAGGGATCGATCCTAGTACGGGATTATTTCCAGCAAGTGTTGAGGATCAAACCAAGCAATCACTAAATAATGTGAAAGCAATCATCGAAGCAGCAGGTGGAAACATGAATCAAGTGGTAAAGTCGACTGTTTTCCTACAAGATATGAACGATTTTCAAGTCGTAAATGAAATATATAGTGGATACTTCGCTGAGCCTTATCCGGCGCGTAGTGCCGTACAAGTGGCTCGTTTACCGAAAGATGGGTTGGTAGAAATAGAAGTAATCGTTCAGTTGGCATAA
- a CDS encoding response regulator transcription factor, translating to MIVTKSILIVDDEPRTRKGIKNTLENCSIEHPYHVETASNGIEAMEWLQHHVVHLLITDVQMPEFSGLDLIQSLYDKPNKPMIIVISGHAEFKYAQKALQLGAINYLLKPIDKEELLNVVQHALQMEEDIRRQENIAKLVDKKLWQLSDSNEQQSTPVREVVAYVEGHLHESITLSGLALMFHLNASYLSVLFKEQVGMTFSEYLSRSRIQRAKVLLAQTRMPIGEIAEKVGYQTDKYFIKVFKSLEFISPSKYRQQIVDKDEIE from the coding sequence ATGATAGTGACAAAATCAATTCTGATTGTTGACGATGAACCTCGAACACGTAAGGGAATTAAGAATACTTTAGAGAATTGCTCTATCGAGCATCCTTATCATGTGGAGACGGCAAGTAATGGTATTGAGGCTATGGAATGGCTTCAGCATCATGTAGTTCATTTACTAATAACAGATGTACAGATGCCAGAATTCAGTGGCCTGGATCTTATTCAATCATTGTATGATAAGCCAAATAAACCTATGATTATCGTGATTTCTGGTCATGCAGAATTTAAATACGCACAGAAGGCACTTCAACTCGGGGCTATCAATTATTTGCTGAAGCCAATAGATAAAGAGGAACTTCTTAATGTTGTACAGCATGCATTACAAATGGAAGAGGATATTAGGCGACAAGAGAATATTGCGAAGCTCGTTGACAAGAAGCTGTGGCAGTTAAGTGATTCGAATGAACAGCAAAGTACACCAGTCCGTGAGGTTGTGGCGTATGTAGAAGGACATCTACACGAATCGATTACGCTTAGTGGGCTTGCATTGATGTTTCATTTGAATGCTAGCTATTTGAGCGTGCTCTTTAAGGAGCAGGTAGGGATGACATTTAGTGAATATCTATCACGAAGCAGGATTCAACGTGCTAAGGTTCTACTGGCACAGACCCGAATGCCAATTGGTGAAATAGCTGAGAAGGTAGGGTACCAGACCGATAAGTATTTCATTAAGGTATTTAAGTCATTGGAATTCATTAGTCCTAGTAAATATAGACAACAGATAGTGGATAAAGATGAGATAGAATAG
- a CDS encoding helix-turn-helix transcriptional regulator: protein MSELQLLEKYYPIASFIASIVGPKCEVVIHDISNPERSIVHIENGHISGRKVGDGATDLVLKILKGGAHHEQQFIANYKGKGALGQTFRSSTYFIKDESGILVGMMCLNIDVTHLDTAAQWIQDLLEGGGAFPSVPKASSEPADEKPVSEYLQGNMDDLLEHMIEKVISRSTVSPDRLSAQEKMELIKEFNDEGVFLLKGGVVQVAKACNMSEPTVYRYLQKVKD, encoded by the coding sequence ATGAGTGAATTACAACTTTTGGAAAAATATTATCCAATAGCTTCTTTTATTGCATCGATTGTCGGGCCTAAATGTGAAGTTGTTATACATGATATTAGTAATCCAGAACGATCTATAGTTCATATTGAGAACGGTCATATAAGTGGAAGGAAAGTAGGAGATGGCGCGACGGATCTAGTGTTAAAGATTCTTAAGGGCGGGGCACACCATGAGCAACAGTTCATAGCAAATTACAAAGGTAAAGGTGCACTTGGTCAGACATTTCGCTCATCTACTTATTTCATCAAAGATGAAAGCGGTATTTTGGTAGGTATGATGTGTTTGAATATCGATGTCACTCATCTAGATACTGCTGCACAATGGATTCAGGATTTACTAGAAGGTGGAGGGGCATTTCCTTCAGTTCCGAAAGCGTCATCTGAACCGGCTGATGAGAAGCCAGTATCTGAATACTTGCAAGGCAATATGGATGATTTATTGGAGCATATGATTGAGAAAGTGATATCTCGATCTACAGTTTCACCTGATCGATTATCTGCTCAAGAGAAGATGGAATTGATTAAAGAATTCAATGATGAAGGAGTCTTTTTATTAAAAGGCGGTGTGGTTCAGGTCGCGAAGGCGTGTAATATGTCCGAACCAACGGTCTATCGATATTTGCAAAAGGTTAAAGACTAG
- a CDS encoding carbohydrate ABC transporter permease encodes MKTNTMTSPQVPVTGLGRKTLSKAGYSVLYVFLIMVAILQILPLIWLFIFSLKNNQEVFNMAPFAIPAHPHWENYVNAWTKGNIGSYFLNSVWVTAVALAFTVVLASMVTFAMTRMKWKASSFVLGLFMVGMMIPVHSTLIPLFSIFQKVNLIDNPISIILAYVAFNMPITIMILLGFYYALPKEVEEAAVMDGATVNRIFFRIILPMTSSVIATTGIINMIYNWNEFIFVNTFISSEKYKTLTVGVQNFIGQYSTNWGAIGATLVISILPILLAFLLMSDRIVEGIAAGSVKG; translated from the coding sequence ATGAAGACGAACACGATGACATCTCCCCAAGTGCCCGTCACTGGACTGGGACGGAAGACATTGAGTAAAGCGGGTTATAGCGTATTGTATGTTTTTCTTATTATGGTAGCCATTCTGCAGATACTTCCATTAATCTGGCTATTTATATTCTCGTTAAAGAATAACCAAGAAGTTTTTAATATGGCTCCATTCGCGATACCTGCACATCCGCATTGGGAGAATTATGTGAATGCATGGACTAAAGGAAATATCGGTAGCTACTTCCTTAATAGTGTGTGGGTAACAGCTGTTGCCCTAGCATTTACGGTTGTGCTAGCTAGCATGGTTACATTCGCTATGACTCGTATGAAATGGAAAGCGAGCTCATTCGTTCTAGGCCTGTTCATGGTCGGAATGATGATTCCTGTCCATTCTACCTTGATTCCCTTGTTTAGTATTTTTCAAAAAGTAAATTTAATTGATAATCCTATATCCATAATTCTAGCGTATGTTGCGTTTAATATGCCGATCACGATCATGATTCTACTCGGCTTTTACTATGCACTACCTAAAGAGGTAGAGGAAGCAGCGGTGATGGACGGAGCTACAGTGAATCGAATATTCTTCCGAATCATATTGCCTATGACTTCGTCCGTTATTGCCACTACAGGGATTATTAACATGATTTACAACTGGAATGAATTTATATTCGTTAATACATTTATTAGTTCGGAGAAATATAAGACGCTGACCGTCGGTGTGCAGAACTTCATCGGACAATATTCAACGAATTGGGGGGCTATTGGTGCAACTCTAGTCATTAGTATCCTACCTATTCTGTTAGCCTTCCTCCTTATGAGTGATCGCATTGTCGAGGGAATTGCCGCTGGATCAGTGAAAGGTTAA